In Eriocheir sinensis breed Jianghai 21 chromosome 45, ASM2467909v1, whole genome shotgun sequence, the following proteins share a genomic window:
- the LOC126980782 gene encoding uncharacterized protein LOC126980782, translating into MDMKIKLITRDTYKRDKDVRTHPCMIIIKGVHNHPTDSASALQQLRVLPDTKNAYFKYFNIGMSVAQAARCYQDQINVSASLATKANSAINPSHRVIYHIRNLWLKANHGTLGGGDMFASIENYAATSKASKIEYKTDGEKFAVVLVTEFMGRIHENAEKLVKLCSSTLQVT; encoded by the exons ATGGACATGAAAATCAAGCTCATCACAAGAGACACCTACAAGAGAGATAAGGATGTCAGGACCCATCCATGTATGATCATCATAAAGGGTGTCCACAATCATCCTACAGACTCTGCATCTGCTCTGCAACAACTGAGAGTTTTACCAGACACCAAGAATGCTTACTTCAAGTACTTCAATATTG GCATGTCTGTAGCGCAGGCTGCAAGATGTTACCAAGATCAAATAAATGTCAGTGCAAGTCTCGCTACTAAGGCCAATTCTGCCATAAATCCCTCCCATAGAGTCATCTATCACATACGGAACCTGTGGCTCAAAGCAAACCATGgcactttaggaggaggagatatgtttgCTTCCATTGAGAACTACGCTGCTACTTCAAAAGCTTCCAAGATTGAATATAAAACTGACGGGGAGAAATTTGCAGTTGTGTTAGTCACTGAATTTATGGGCAGAATTCATGAAAATGCAGAGAAGCTGGTGAAGTTGTGTTCGTCGACACTACAAGTCACTTAG